The segment AGTGAAGGGCAATTTAGTTGATTGATTCATTGTTCTCACCTACACATTTATTTCGATTCCCTAAACATTCCCATTAAACTATAACAGATATACAAAATATCGTAAACGAAATTTATGTATAAACACACATGAATAAAATACATCCTGAAGGAAAAAGTAGAAAATAAAGGAGGAATGACAATGACGCAAACATTAAACAACATTATGGCAAAAAACATTATAACAATTGAGGCAACACAAAGTGTAAAGGAGGCTGCCGCATTAATGCAGCAGCATAATATAGGATCGATTCCGGTTATCCAAAATGGGCAATTAGCTGGCATCATCACCGACAGGGATATAACGATCCGAACTACTTCTCAAGGTTTGGATGCCAATACCCCTGTCTCTTCCTGTATGTCCTCAAACATTGTTGCTGGAAACAGCTCCATGAGCGTTCATGAAGCAGCCCAATTAATGGCTCAGAATCAGATTAGAAGGCTTCCGGTAGTTGAAAACAACCAAATTGTCGGTATGGTTGCTTTAGGTGACCTTGCGACCATTCAGGAATATCAAAATGAAGCCGGACAAGCTTTAACCAATATTTCTGTTCATGATAACCTCCGATAAAATTTGCGGGTAGAGTGCAATCATCTGCCCATACATACCAATATTGCAGAATAGTCAGTTAATTGTTATAATAAAGAAAACGCTTCCAAAATCATATGAATGGGAAAGGTGATGCTGTTGTTATGATGGATTATCAATACAGACGACGAGCTTTTCAGAACCTACATGTGGAACAAGAAGAAGCAAAAAAGGAATTTCAAATACAAATAAAAAAGGGTAAATCATTGCTTGCATCCGTCGCTGCATGGTTTTCGTTTTTTCATCACACTTCATAGGAGCGAATCGCTCCTTTTTATTTTGCAGTCTTTTCTCGCTTAACTGTATAATTGGCTTAGGGGGGATTATTCTCGATGAAAAAAATTCTTGTTGCTCTTGATGGATCCAAACATGCTCAAAACGCAGCCATTCATGCAGCTGATCTAGTGAAACAAATGAAGAATTCCTCATTGACCATTGTTCATGTGGTCGAAGAAGCTCCACCAAAAGATAAATTACTGTTAGCTAATTTTGACGTGGAACAAGTCTTAAGAAATGATGCATATGAAAAGCTATTACAGACAATCCGCATATTCAAGGAAAATGAGGTGGATTTTCACCTGGAGGTTGCAATTGGGGAAGCCGCAGAGGAGATTGTAAGACTGGCCATCGATCAGAACTTTGATTTAATCGTGATGGGGAGCAGAGGATTGGGCACGTTCGGTGAAGTGATATTCGGCAGTGTTAGTCATCAGGTTCTTCATGATGCCCACTGCCCTGTAATGGTCGTAAAACAAGAAAAAGGATGAGGGTCAAAATCCCTCATCCTTTTTCTCTATTAATGCCCTGACGGTGCAGATAGACCAATTTTATTTACTAATGCTTCACTTTCCGGATTCAGTCCGACAATGCTCACACTCTTACCTAACTTTTGATATTTCAATACCGTTTTTGCAATGGCTGTTACTGCTGATTGGTCCCAGACATGCGTGTTACTGAAGTCAATAACCACTTCTTTTGGGTCATTGTTATAATCAAAAAGTTCTACAAAGTGGCTCATCGTTCCAAAGAACATTTGTCCAGAAATGTGATAATATACTTTATTTTCTCTTAATGTCATTGTTGCTTTAATTTTGGCCATTTTCCATCCGAAGATCAAGGCACTTAAAACAACCCCTGCTGCCACACCTTTTGCCAAATCATGCGTGTAAACAACAATTGCTACTGTTACAATCATAACAACTGCATCTGCACGAGGAATCTTGTGCAGTTCACGAATAGATTGCCAGTCGAACGTACCAATTGCTACCATGAACATTACACCTACAAGTGCTGCCATAGGAATTTGCACGACAATATCTCCAAGAACCATAATGAGGAATAATAAGAACACTCCGGCAACCATGGAAGAAAGCCTTCCCCTACCACCAGATTTAACATTAATCACCGATTGACCAATCATTGCACAACCAGCCATACCACCGAAGAATCCAGTAATGACATTGGCAATACCTTGACCCTTCATCTCACGGTTTTTATCACTTTTGGTTTCTGTCATCTCATCAACGATTGTTGCTGTTAATAAAGATTCTAAATTACCTACAATCGCTAGAGTAAATGCGTAAGGTAAAACAATCATAAATGTTTCCCAAGAAAGTTCAACCATCGGAATGTTGAAAATAGGAAGGGCTCTAGTAATCTCCCCTTGATCTCCAACAGTACTTAAGCCAAAACCTCCACCAAAGATGGCAATTGCAGTGATTACAGCAATCGCAAACAAAGCAGATGGAATAGCTTTAGTAAATCGAGGTAAAATATAGATGATAGCTAGTGTAGCTGCTACAAAAGCATACATTACCCAAGTTGCACCAACAAATTGCTCCAATTGAGCCATAAAGATAAGAATTGCTAGTGCATTAACAAAACCGATAATGACTGCCTGTGGTAAGAAAGACAAATACTTACCTAGCTTGAATATCCCCATCAGTATCTGAATGATACCTGTCAGGATTGTTGCAGCAAAAAGATACTGCACACCATGATCGGCAACTAATGTAATCATCAGTAATGCCATGGCTCCAGTTGCTGCAGAAATCATTCCTGGTCGTCCACCTGTAAACGCAATTATTACTGCGATACAGAAAGAAGCATATAAGCCTACCATCGGGTCCACACCTGCAATGATAGAAAATGCGATTGCTTCTGGAATGAGGGCTAATGCTACGGTCATACCGGCAAGTACGTCTCCGCGTACATTACCGAACCATTCTTGTTTTAAGTTTGCTACGTTCATAGCACACCTCTTTCTATAATATTTAGTTGTTGACTTTCTACTCTCAAGAAAGTCGGGTCCGTTTGCAACAGAATGAATCATAACACAGAATAAAATGTCTGCAAATCTCCCTGAAAACGCAAACAATAAGAAATAGCTCTTTCATTCTTCCCCTTACTTCATTTTCCTCGATATTTCGTATGAACTTCAAAAAAATACAAATAGGCCCGGTACCAGCGTTCGGGTAACCAGGGGAAAAGTAAATTCTTTTATCCGTAAAGTCCTAACTTTCAGGGCTTTTTTTATATGTCAATTTTCGATAAAATTAGGAAGTTTGCAGCAACAGATTAAGTCTTCTGCTCCAATTTCATCACGAACAAGCTTAAACTCAACCATTCGTTTCCATCTGGTTCTGTTACCCACAACTTATCTTGTACTAAATCACAATCGTGCCCTTCGGAGCAACACTATTAAGAAATTCAAATATGCAATTTAGAAAATATTGGTGGCTGGGTATCACTTTCCTTTTAACATTTAATCTACTTTCACTATTCATGAATTTATCTTATTTGCAAATAATAATTCATGAAAGGAGGAGGTATCTTGGAGAACACTAATTATTTTCACTCATGGTTTGGAAATATTAAAGGGGATATACTTTCTGGTATCGTCGTAGCATTAGCCTTAATACCAGAGGCAATTGCTTTCTCCATAATAGCGGGAGTAGATCCTATGGTAGGATTATATGCTTCTTTTACAATTGCTGTTGTCATTGCATTTGTCGGTGGTAGACCTGGAATGATTTCAGGTGCAACTGGAGCAATGGCCTTGTTATTTATTCACTTAGTTGCAGAGCATGGATATCAGTATTTATTGGCAGCAACCATATTAACAGGGGTCTTACAAATTATCTTTGGTGTGCTAAAACTAGCTCGATATATGAAGTTTATTCCACGTTCTGTGATGGTGGGATTTGTTAATGCATTAGCAGTATTAATTTTTATGGCACAATTGGAGCATTTTATAGGTGAAACTTGGATTATGTTTGTATTAGTAGCCTTGACCCTTGGTATTATTTACTTGTTTCCTTATCTAAATAAAACCATTCCCTCTACTTTAGTCGCAATTATTACAGTAACAACGATCGCAATCTTTAGTAATACTGGTGTCCGGACAGTTGGGGATATGGGAACTATTTCTAAAACCCTGCCTTCCTTTTTCATTCCAGACATTCCCCTATCTATAGAAACTTTGATGATTATCCTCCCTTACTCACTTGCTCTTGCTTTAGTAGGTATATTAGAGTCCTTGTTGACTGCCTCTATCGTGGATGATATGACGGATACTGGAAGTAATAAAAATTCCGAAAGTAATGGACAAGGTATTGCCAATATTATTACAGGATTCTTTGGAGGAATGGCAGGTTGTGCAATGATTGGTCAATCGATTATTAATGTAAGTTCTGGAGGCAGAGGAAGATTATCCTCCTTGTTTTCTGGTATTTTCCTCATGTTTCTAATCGTTGTACTGGGAGACATCGTTGTTCAAATTCCGATGGCCGCATTAGCTGGAGTGATGATAATGGTAGCTATAAGTACGTTTGACTGGAATTCAATAAAAACCTTACACCTTATTCCAAGAACTGACGCTGTGGTAATGGTAGTAACCGTTCTAACCGTAATATTTACTCACAATCTTGCCATTGGTGTTTTTACTGGGATACTTTTAAGTGCCATATTCTTCGTTTCTAAGATTTCAAAAGTTCGTGTAGAAAGCACTCTTGATGGGAATAAAAGAATATATAAATTAACAGGTCAGTTGTTTTTCGCGTCTGTTACAGAATTATTAACTAAATTTGATTATAAAGAAGATGTTTCGGCAGTAGAGATCAACTTGAGAAGATCGCATTTATGGGACGACTCTGCCATTGCTGCTATTGACAAAATTGTTAATAAATTCGAGGAAAGTGGCAAACAAGTAATCCTAACGGGGTTAAACGAGGATAGTTCTGAATTAGTTGAGAAATTAACCAATAAACTAGGTTCACACTAAGCAAGGAGGCGTAAGATGTTTCATAAAATATTACTTGCATCAGATGGATCAGAACATTCAAAAAGAGCAGCTGAAAAGGCAATAGAAGTTGCTAAATGTAGCAAAGATTCTTTATTAGAAATTGTGTATGTTATTGACGGAGATCAAGCTAAATCTGACGTTTTACAGAATTGGAACACAGCAGATTTGGATGACAAAAGAACGAAAAAAATTAGATGGGTAGAGCAGAAAGCAAAAGAATCAAATATTACTTTTAATGTGAAGACACTTAGTGGAGAGCCGGGACCCTCTATTGTAAAACATGCTAACGAATACGATTTTGATTTAGTAGTTATAGGAAGCAGAGGGCTTAATACACTTCAAGAATTCGTATTAGGGAGCGTAAGTCATAAGGTTGCAAAGAGAGCACAATGCCCCGTTATGATTGTGAAATAAAACAATCTTTATAGCTATTGTTGGGTTATAAAAAAGTTTGATTAAAAACACGTCCTATTATGTTGAATTTCCAAATATAAAAGAGCCTGCTTTTGAAAAAAGATGTAGCTTTGAAATAAAATTTGAGCAAAAATACCTCGAAATCCTTATTTTACGATAAATAAGAAGAATCCATTTTGAAAAAAGATTGATCAAAAAGGATTCTTCTTTAGTAGATTTAAGTTTGGTTTTTATAAAAATGCTTGATCATTTTCTACCTGTGTTGCTCCACAATTTCGCCCGATTGCTGAAGAACTAAAATCCTAAATTAGAGCTTCCAAAATGGAATAGCTGCTATTTCATTTCAACTTCCAGATTGCTTTTTATAATTCCTTAAAATCATACCATTTGTCTTTATCATACCAAACTTATCATAATAGGGAACCAAGTCATCGTCACAACATAAATCAATCATGTATATGTCATCAAGTTCTTTTAGCATACGATTTACTAGTTCTTTACCTATCCCTTTATTTTTGTACTCTGGTAACACCTCAAGGAGTGGAATATAGGCAGATAGAACACCGTCGCTAATCGCGGTAATAAATCCAATTACTTGATCTGTATTATCATCTAACCCAATAACTACTTTACTGCTATTTTTCAGCAGTTTTAAGTGAGTTTCTAGTTTTGGTGGATTAGGCCAATTAACAAAAAAACCTTTTAACATATCTGAAGAAATACCATCGAGTGAATTCTTGTATATCATCATATATCAGCTCCCAATTTTTAATAACTTATTAGACAGATGATATATCAAAAGTAAAGTAACAAAAATATGACCCCCAAGTCTTCTAAGAAATACTTAATTATTCAATTCACATTTAAGAATTCCTACCACTGGCTCGATAAATGCGCCCGTTTGCTGAAAAATATTTAATGAAGTCCATGTTTTAATATTTGATCCCTGATAACCTCGTTACCAAATGTGAACCAAAATAAAAGCAGCAATACTATTACTCCCATCACCAGACTAAACCAAGCAAAATATTTATTTTCCCTATTTATCATAGGATATAGAACAATTAGTAATGACCCAAATGCAAGAGTAATTACTACCGATAGTTGTCCTGTTAGTGTTTCAAATACCATTTAAACTGCCTCCGCTTCTAATATTATTTCAAGTTAAATAATTCTACCCGATTACTTCATACCAATTATTTCATAATCTAAGAATTCCTACATTAAGTTATTTATCGTCTTGGTCCATATAAAAACGAGCGCTGATCCTTGTTCCTGGATCGCGCCCGATAGTTGAATAAGGTAAAGGCGATCCTTCAATTAGAAGAATCGCCCCTATATTATGTTTGCTGTTAACTTATTGGTGCAAATTTTAGTTAGAAATTCATTTACTTAATTGTGATTTAATTATTTGGTCATTCACAAAGGCTTTTATAAAGAAATGTTCATTTGAATTGGGAGTTCTATTATTCTCCCTTTCAAAGCGTTCAATGGCTTTATCAATTGATGTAGAATCTGTGGCTTTGCTGGTAGAGATAAGTTCCTTCCAATACAGATTCATTTCTTCTAAGTCACAAATAGACTCATGTCCAAGTATGAAGTAATTAGCATCATACTTTTGAATATCTTCGATCATAGACAATAAAAGCGATTGTTTGTAATGAAATAAAGAATTTGTTGTTGTTCCATAAGCACTATCACCTAAAAAAAGAACTTTATCGTCAGGAATATAAATAATGGTTGAATCTTCACTATGCGTTCCCTTTATTGTTTCTAGGACACAAATCTTGTTTCCTAGATCAATAGTTAGGGATTTTTCAAATATAATATCCGCAGAGTTTAACCTAAAGGAATCCCTCAAGGGTATTTCATTTATTATGATTTCCATACATTTAGAAGAGATCCTATTAGACTCTACATATTTGTGAAGGGAATCATCATCAAAAGAATAGCTTTGCCACTCTTCTAGTATTTGATTTGTAAGGCTATTAACTATGATTGTAGCACCAAATTCATTCAGCCCTAAGATATGGTCCCAATGTCCATGAGTTACAATCAAATATTTAACTGGAGGCAGATTTAAAGCCTCAATTTCCTTTAAAAAGTCTTGTGCATGCTGGACTGAATTTCCAGAGTCTATTACAAGACTAAATTTATCTCCACAAACCAACCCTAAAGTTGGTCTTTCTTTAATATCATCGTTTGATAAATAATAAATAGATGGGGTAATTTTATTTAGCATGTTATTTCTCCTCTTTTAATTATTTTTGAGAAATGAGAAAATCTACATGCTCGGTTAAATTGTATAGATTTTCTCAGATTATTTTTTTACCATTGGACTTTACCTCCTTTGTCTAAGAACATTCAGATAATAACACAATAATACTCTAACATACTTTACCAATCGATGGATGATTTATTTACCAACTTTTTCAAGGACTCTTCTTATGAGATAACTCTAGGGTAATGTCAGCCTTCCTAAACTTCTCCCTCTAACCTATTTTTTTGCAAACTATCCAATTAGTTAAAATTAGCGCTAATCCTTATTCAAGGATTGCGCCCTATAGTGTAATAAGGAAATAAATAATTTAGTGTAGATTGTCTTCGAACTCATTTAATAGCCTAATTGAACCTTAAATATTGTAAATACTTGGTATAAGTGATAACTTGTATAGACATAGTGTTGCTTTTCCTATGTAAAGGAGGAAATACACTATGATTAGTAATGCTGAACGCTTACTATTTATTAGAGGACTTGGACGTTTACAAAAAGATTTCAAAAAATGTAGCGATAACCCCGTGCGTAACGCTATTCATCAAGACATTCTTCTACTTCGAAAGACATTATCTATAACTGCTAGAAATTAGCAGTTTTTTTAATGTATAGTATGTAGTCAACTTCACAGATATGAGTTGCTCCACAATCGGGCCATTATATATAGTATCATGGTAAAAAATGAGGTTCGATCGAACCTCATTCTATGTTTACATGTTAATAAAGATATGGTTTATTTTAATTGATTTCCTTATAAATTGCGGCCCAATCGACCTTTAATTGTTCCTTCAATTTCTTATTTTCTTCTTCGAGATGCATCATTTTCTTTCGAAGTGATGCAATTATCACATCTTTAGAATGGTCTGTCATGTTTCGTTTTACTTGATTCGGTGAATCTAATTTTTCTTCTTGTTTTCTTAATGTTTCAATTCTCGACCTGATATCGCTGTGTTTATATAAAAATGGTTTTGATACCCCTGATTTTGCTGATACAGAATTAAAATTTATCTTTTCTTTATGTTTAATCATTTCTTTAATGGTACTTTCAACCTTTTGCTTTGCTTTTTGCTGTTTTTCTTCGATACTTCGAAGAAGTGGTTGAGTATTTGGGTTTATATTTGCCATTGTATTTCATCTCTTTCTATATTCAGTTTCTCAATTCTCTTCTTGTTTTAGGAAGTCCATAAATCCCACCATTTTTTATTATTCCATCTCTAATTTCTTTATACTTTTTCAATTTTGGCTGAATAATTTCAATTGATCTATTTCTACCTGATTTTTGATATATCTCAATATCAGATTCCATTTTAAGAATTTGGTCGTTATAGAAATCTAGAAACGTCAGATCTACATGGAAACTGCGGCAATTGTTTTTTATACATGGTGGTTCTAAAGTTTGTTCCAAAAAGTCACAATTATTTTTGGGGCTTTTAATACACAAACCGTGATCTAATCGAATGGAATCCAAATTGTGGCGGAGCCATTCTAACTCTAATCCATTTTCGTCTGCTTGTTTTTCTATACTAGTAGCGATAATTTTGCCACCTGGATTTAATCTTACAGCCCCATTACTTGTGGCTTTTTCCCATTCTTTTCGAAGGGTTGTATCATGAATCTGGGCGTATACCAGTGTCATTTCAGGGCTCACATGAGCCATCAGCTTTTGTACATGTAAAATGTTCATACCGTTATTAATAAGGTTTACTCCATAACGATGTCTAAATGCATGTGCTTTACATCGATAGATATCTCCGTTTTCATCCATTATATTATTTTCAATAGCTAGTTTATTTAAATTATTTACTACATTGTCACGCGAAATGGGCTGTCCTTTTCTTGTACCATGATAGGTTGGAAATAAATAATTTAATGGATTTGTTTCTGAAGTCGATTTTTCCCTTGTTAATTTTTGTTGGGAAAGCACAACCTTAGCTATTTCTTCCGAAATTGGGACCCGATGATTTTTCCCCTTTACTTTACGCTGATCTCCGGTAATCCACCAACCATCTTCTCTTTGAATCAAGCAATCTACTTTCAAAGAACACACATCTGAAATTCTAAAGCCTGATGTCTCTAACAATATTACAACCGGAATAATCTCCTGCGGCAGTTTTCCCATGTGATCAATGATCTGATTCCAAACAAAATCAGATATGTATTTAATTTCGTTAGATGCCTTTGGAGGTAGTCTAGGTTTATCTTCAGGTACAATTAGGATTCCTACAGGCTTTTTGGGAGCTTCATCCCATTCATATCTTTGAATATATACAATAAACGTTTCTAGTACAGATAATGAGCGATGGATGTGATTCTCAGTAGGGGGTTGACCTTTGTGAACGCTATCTCCACCCATTGGAGAGGTTCGCAAATAATGCATAAATTCCTCGATATCTCTCCTACTTAATGAGGTTAAGTCTTGCCAGTTTGGATACTTTTTATAAATATATTTAAAGAATTCTTGCAGCTTTGCCATGGTTTGTATGCCAGAACCCCAGCTTAAACTTTCTTGTATTAGAACACGTTTTTCGATATATCTTTTTGCCAAGTTTTGAAAAGGTCTTGGTACAGAAGTGAAATTTAAAGTGTACCCGCAATTACTGTTATTATAGTCAATACCTAGTTTTCGAACATCCCAAATATCTTTCTCTGTTTCCTTCCGTTGATCATACCAGTCAAAGAAAAATGAATAAATTCGGTTGTATAACTGGAGGTAGCCTTTTACTGTTAAGTCGCTTTTCCCATGTTCAAAAAGATAGGTTTTATAGTGAATTGAAAATTTCCCGTAAGGGATGTCTAGAATAGAACCAATATCAGAATAGAATCTGAAAATAAAATCTTGCAATTTATTAAATGCAGTAGAATTACTCCATACTGTTGCCATATTTATTTCTAAATTAGTCAACCGACTGAAGAAATAATATTTAAATTCATTTCTAATTCTTGGATTCAATGTTTCCTCAAATTTAATTATTGGGCTTTTTATTATTATTTCTTTTTTGTAAAGGGGACAATCTAATGCATCCCATTCTTCGTTTTCCCAATACCCACTTAACTCTTGTAAAATTTGCTCATATCTTACAGCTCTAGCTTGTTGTTCAGTTGCTTTATTTAATAAAATCATTCTTGTCACCTTTCATCTTGTCATGTGCTTTCTGCCACTCTTTTCGTATAGTGACATCGGTGGGATGAACATAAGTCTTAATTGTTGTTTGAACGTTCGAATGACCCAACAACTTTTGGATTATCGATATTTCTACCCCTTGTTCATGAAGCTCAGTGGCATAAGTATGCCTTAACATATGGGGGGTAATATCAATCTGGGTTTTCTTTCTTATACGTTTAATTACATCGAAAGCTGCTTGATAATTTAATGGTTCTCCCTTATTAGGACCAGTTAGATTTATAAATACATGATTGGTATCCGCGTCATGATAATCAATTAGGTAATCTTGAAAAACATTCATTGTATCGCCAGATACATATACTCTTCTTCCTTTGCCGTTTACAGTTTTAGATTCTCGTACTTGAATGGAGGTAGAGCCAATATCAAAGTCCTCGATCCATAAAGATAATGCCTCTCCAATTCTAAGACCGCCTTCATACAAAATTCGAACCAATAAAGCATCTCGAATATTGCTACACGCATCATGAATAGATTGAACCTGATCTTTTGTAAGTGTTAAAACCTCTCTCCGAGGTTCTTTAATTTTTAAAATGTTTTTATCAAGTGGCTTCCCCTTTGATATATGATGTAGAAAGGGTTTGAACGATCGGTAATTCCCAATCACTTGCTTCTTTGTTTTTTCTGATAGATCTTTTTCATAATCTTCAATTCGCATTAAATAATCGTAGAAACTCTGAACGCAAGTCACCATAGTATTAACTGTTCGCTCAGATCTCCTTGCTTTTGTTTGTTGAAATTGAATTACTTTAGTAGATTGATTAGGACTTCTTAGCCAAGATACATACTCCGCCAGAAGGTTAAGATCCACTTCCTTGTACTCTTTTTCTTTTTCGTTTAAAAATTGAAAGTAAAACTTTAAATAATGACAGTATGACTTTAAGGTATTTTCGGCCTTTCCAATGTTATCTAGATATTTAAGAAACCTTAAAACTGGACCGACAGGTTTGTTATCTCCATCAATAAGCAAATATCTTTTTCTGTCATTAATTAAAACCTCTTGCACTTTCATTAACATCACCTCCAAAAACAATAGTGATGTATTTTTGTTTCTCTTTCTATGAAAACTATGTTTACTATATTTATCTACTATATATATGTTGTAAATAAAGAAACAAAAAGGGCGTAGTAATTAACGTTATTAACGTTAATTACTACGCCCTGGTATACTACATATAATGGCCCGTTTGTTGAATACTATATGATTGAAATCAGTATATTTTTTTATAATAAAACTTTTCCTTTGAAGAAAGAACACTGCATTTTTAGCTATACCTTTATTCATTCATAGAAGTCATCGACCATAGACTTCAATATTTGTTTCTTTTTTTTACACTTAACATTAAAATACCCCACTTTATGGCTAAGGGTTTTACGCTTATACCTTTGTTCAATAGGTAAGGTCCTTTGAGTATCTAAAATCGTCTTAGCCCTCCTTAAATAAAAATCCTCCCGTTCTTCTTCATGCTCTTTTAAAAAACTATAGGTTTTCGGAAGCATAGGAAAATGATTTTTATGCAATTTAATGTTAGCTTTTCTCAAAATACTAGTAAGGGTTATTCTCTTAGGGTCATTATCATCCGAAAATAACTCTAGATAAGAAATACGAGCCCTAGCTAGATATTCTTCATCTCTTTGCTCCCAATTAACAATGGGTTTATACTGTCTAGTTTTTTTATGATATGTTAGGCTATTAAGCCACTCTTTGTCGTTATTGTATAATCGTTTATATAGGGGATAATTTAATTTTTTTATTTCCGTTATATTGAATCCTGGATTATTTTCTACTAACCTAAACCAATCAGAGCGATCTTTCTCTTGGTCATATACCGAATATTTAATATCCAAAGGCTTCTTTTTTTGTTCTAGACAATATCTTACTGAATTTTCAGGAATCCCTAAGATTTTCGCAATGGTATAAATCTTGTGTTTTTCTATATGATATAGATAATTTATTTTCTCTGCTAGCATGTGACCACAAAAATGCAATAAGTCCCATGTATAATCCATGGTATCGAAATCACTACCTTTTTTAACATAAGACATTCCGCATATATTACAAGAATAGGTAGAAGAAATAGTCTGATTTGAAACATATGTTTTAATAGATGCACCAGTATTCGTCTTATACGACATACAATGATGGTTTAAACAAACAAGCTTTTCTTCAATATATTCTCTATTTACAAGCGCTGTATCTTTTATTCTTAAGCCATTTTCTAAAAAACCTTTTATATTAATCATACCTCTATTAATATTCATTTTATAGTATAGGAAATTGATAAGTATTAGATGAAACAAAGGGTGTTTGTTTCTTTTGTTTTCAGTCCATAATGAAGCTAGTTGTTTACCAATTCTAGACAAGTTAAAACCTAAATCTATTAGTACATCACCGTAGTAACTAATAATTTCTTCAGCTACTTCACGAGTTTTAATTACTTTCTGGTACTTGCCAAACCCTAGTTGCTTTAACAAATTCCTATATATTTCCGGTAATTCACTTGCAAAGGGCAACCCACCTTCGTCATCAATTATTTCATGAATTAGTTTTGATAGGTCTATTAAACTTTCTTTCTCATTATTTTTCTCTCCAATATCAATACTTGATTTTAATCTTTCACTATTAATTAAAACAAACTCTTTATCAATTTTATTAACATCGCTCATTTGAATATATTCGTTATGAATGGGACAAACCAATACCCCTGGAAGTTGATGCAATATTCTCCAATATGAATATCCAAACTTAGCCATATCTTCTTCTGCGCAGCTTCTACAAAACCTTAGGTATGGAAAATCCTTAATTCTTGATGCTGTTTTACCAGTAGACAGCTGAAAATGGTAGTAATTATCTTCAATCATCTCTTTTAATACTCTCTTTCTCAGTTCTGCCTGCATAAAATACATATAATAACAATAGCTTGTATGTGCTATTATCCAATCTTCACTTGTTTCTTTTACGTTAAAAATCTTTGTTTTTTTGTAAAGACTCCCAATATTACTTGAGAAGTCTAATTTCAGATTTTTACTCTCACTTTCAAATAAATCTTTAAGCGTATGCTTCTCTACACTTCCATTTCCGCTAATAATATGATAT is part of the Sutcliffiella sp. FSL R7-0096 genome and harbors:
- a CDS encoding TnsD family Tn7-like transposition protein, encoding MNIFPEPHQGEMLYSVISRYHIISGNGSVEKHTLKDLFESESKNLKLDFSSNIGSLYKKTKIFNVKETSEDWIIAHTSYCYYMYFMQAELRKRVLKEMIEDNYYHFQLSTGKTASRIKDFPYLRFCRSCAEEDMAKFGYSYWRILHQLPGVLVCPIHNEYIQMSDVNKIDKEFVLINSERLKSSIDIGEKNNEKESLIDLSKLIHEIIDDEGGLPFASELPEIYRNLLKQLGFGKYQKVIKTREVAEEIISYYGDVLIDLGFNLSRIGKQLASLWTENKRNKHPLFHLILINFLYYKMNINRGMINIKGFLENGLRIKDTALVNREYIEEKLVCLNHHCMSYKTNTGASIKTYVSNQTISSTYSCNICGMSYVKKGSDFDTMDYTWDLLHFCGHMLAEKINYLYHIEKHKIYTIAKILGIPENSVRYCLEQKKKPLDIKYSVYDQEKDRSDWFRLVENNPGFNITEIKKLNYPLYKRLYNNDKEWLNSLTYHKKTRQYKPIVNWEQRDEEYLARARISYLELFSDDNDPKRITLTSILRKANIKLHKNHFPMLPKTYSFLKEHEEEREDFYLRRAKTILDTQRTLPIEQRYKRKTLSHKVGYFNVKCKKKKQILKSMVDDFYE
- a CDS encoding tyrosine-type recombinase/integrase, coding for MILLNKATEQQARAVRYEQILQELSGYWENEEWDALDCPLYKKEIIIKSPIIKFEETLNPRIRNEFKYYFFSRLTNLEINMATVWSNSTAFNKLQDFIFRFYSDIGSILDIPYGKFSIHYKTYLFEHGKSDLTVKGYLQLYNRIYSFFFDWYDQRKETEKDIWDVRKLGIDYNNSNCGYTLNFTSVPRPFQNLAKRYIEKRVLIQESLSWGSGIQTMAKLQEFFKYIYKKYPNWQDLTSLSRRDIEEFMHYLRTSPMGGDSVHKGQPPTENHIHRSLSVLETFIVYIQRYEWDEAPKKPVGILIVPEDKPRLPPKASNEIKYISDFVWNQIIDHMGKLPQEIIPVVILLETSGFRISDVCSLKVDCLIQREDGWWITGDQRKVKGKNHRVPISEEIAKVVLSQQKLTREKSTSETNPLNYLFPTYHGTRKGQPISRDNVVNNLNKLAIENNIMDENGDIYRCKAHAFRHRYGVNLINNGMNILHVQKLMAHVSPEMTLVYAQIHDTTLRKEWEKATSNGAVRLNPGGKIIATSIEKQADENGLELEWLRHNLDSIRLDHGLCIKSPKNNCDFLEQTLEPPCIKNNCRSFHVDLTFLDFYNDQILKMESDIEIYQKSGRNRSIEIIQPKLKKYKEIRDGIIKNGGIYGLPKTRRELRN
- a CDS encoding tyrosine-type recombinase/integrase, which codes for MKVQEVLINDRKRYLLIDGDNKPVGPVLRFLKYLDNIGKAENTLKSYCHYLKFYFQFLNEKEKEYKEVDLNLLAEYVSWLRSPNQSTKVIQFQQTKARRSERTVNTMVTCVQSFYDYLMRIEDYEKDLSEKTKKQVIGNYRSFKPFLHHISKGKPLDKNILKIKEPRREVLTLTKDQVQSIHDACSNIRDALLVRILYEGGLRIGEALSLWIEDFDIGSTSIQVRESKTVNGKGRRVYVSGDTMNVFQDYLIDYHDADTNHVFINLTGPNKGEPLNYQAAFDVIKRIRKKTQIDITPHMLRHTYATELHEQGVEISIIQKLLGHSNVQTTIKTYVHPTDVTIRKEWQKAHDKMKGDKNDFIK
- a CDS encoding DUF6262 family protein; translated protein: MANINPNTQPLLRSIEEKQQKAKQKVESTIKEMIKHKEKINFNSVSAKSGVSKPFLYKHSDIRSRIETLRKQEEKLDSPNQVKRNMTDHSKDVIIASLRKKMMHLEEENKKLKEQLKVDWAAIYKEIN